A single Micromonospora luteifusca DNA region contains:
- a CDS encoding contractile injection system protein, VgrG/Pvc8 family: MTSVAPRALIVLLDGAELTGAARQRIRSLRVAARLDQPTQAELVLATTAGPGALDPAVRPGTTLDVRLADHADVLFSGEVTAVEVEYAADGAAVLRLRAYDPLHRLRKRQGLRVFTSVTAVELARELCGEVGLDVTAEVDGPRLERLLQHRHSDLELLREVAGRAGLHLATDGDGLRLITLAGYGEPIALTLGAGVHTLRLSTNADQSSGASAALGWHPQRAEVISQQADEARCGRPARDRPDPADVGADGVRTVVDQPGRSDDELAALAQARLDTRAAALVTAEGVAEGDPALRPGRRVDLSGVPDPVAGAYVLTEVVHTVDGNGHLTRFSTVPPATPSAPTAGAVVTLGTVTDVADPDGLGRVRLTLPAYGDLDAGWLAVLCPGAGRGKGLVALPDPDDTVLVVLPGGEPASGIVLGSLFGAVEPYDAGIDDGKARRWTLRTAGGQSIVVDDVRRSLRLGTEGGSFLELTPDLATLHAASDLVISAPGRAMVVRARSVDFLHADSTEDSTTAARQARSLARAHHEGGG, encoded by the coding sequence GTGACCAGCGTGGCGCCCCGGGCGTTGATCGTCCTGCTCGACGGTGCCGAGCTGACCGGTGCGGCCCGTCAGCGGATTCGCTCACTGCGGGTGGCGGCTCGGCTCGACCAGCCCACGCAGGCGGAGCTGGTGCTCGCCACCACTGCCGGCCCGGGCGCGCTCGACCCGGCGGTACGCCCCGGCACGACACTCGACGTACGGCTCGCCGACCATGCCGACGTCCTGTTCAGCGGTGAGGTCACCGCGGTGGAGGTCGAATACGCCGCGGACGGAGCGGCGGTGCTGCGGCTGCGGGCGTACGACCCGCTGCATCGGCTGCGTAAGCGGCAGGGGTTGCGGGTCTTCACCTCGGTGACCGCCGTCGAGCTGGCCCGGGAGCTGTGCGGCGAGGTGGGGCTGGACGTGACCGCCGAGGTCGACGGGCCACGGCTGGAACGGCTGCTGCAACACCGGCACAGCGATCTGGAGCTGCTCCGCGAGGTGGCCGGCCGGGCCGGGCTGCACCTGGCCACCGACGGCGACGGGCTCCGGCTGATCACTCTGGCCGGCTACGGCGAGCCGATCGCGTTGACCCTCGGCGCGGGCGTGCACACCCTGCGGCTGTCCACCAACGCCGACCAGTCCAGCGGTGCCAGCGCGGCGCTGGGCTGGCACCCGCAGCGGGCCGAGGTGATCAGCCAGCAGGCCGACGAGGCGCGCTGTGGCCGACCCGCCCGCGATCGCCCGGACCCGGCCGACGTGGGTGCCGACGGGGTACGCACCGTCGTCGACCAGCCCGGCCGCAGCGACGACGAGTTGGCGGCGCTGGCCCAGGCGCGACTGGACACCCGCGCGGCGGCGCTGGTCACCGCCGAGGGGGTGGCCGAGGGTGACCCGGCACTGCGGCCCGGCCGACGGGTCGACCTGAGCGGTGTGCCCGACCCGGTCGCCGGGGCGTACGTGTTGACCGAGGTGGTGCACACCGTGGACGGCAACGGCCACCTGACGCGGTTCTCCACCGTGCCGCCGGCCACCCCGTCGGCGCCGACCGCCGGCGCGGTGGTCACCCTCGGGACCGTCACCGACGTCGCCGACCCGGACGGGTTGGGCCGGGTCCGTCTGACCCTGCCGGCGTACGGGGACCTGGACGCCGGCTGGCTCGCGGTGCTCTGCCCCGGTGCCGGGCGCGGCAAGGGTCTGGTGGCGCTCCCCGATCCGGACGACACCGTGCTGGTGGTGCTGCCCGGTGGCGAGCCGGCCTCGGGCATCGTGCTCGGTTCGCTGTTCGGCGCTGTCGAGCCGTACGACGCGGGCATCGACGACGGGAAGGCGCGTCGCTGGACGCTGCGCACCGCCGGCGGGCAGTCGATCGTCGTCGACGACGTGCGGCGCAGTCTGCGGCTCGGCACCGAGGGTGGCAGCTTTCTGGAACTGACCCCCGATCTGGCCACTCTGCACGCGGCGTCCGACCTGGTGATCTCCGCACCCGGCCGGGCCATGGTGGTGCGCGCCCGCAGCGTGGACTTCCTGCACGCCGACTCGACCGAGGACTCGACGACCGCGGCGCGGCAGGCCCGTTCGCTCGCCCGCGCCCACCACGAAGGAGGCGGCTGA
- a CDS encoding GPW/gp25 family protein: protein MRAFRFVGAGFDAGRTGGLALTAAGGLAMTEGDESVRQALFLLLSTTPGERLMRPGYGSRLHRLVFAPNDDTTAGLAIHYVRQAITRWEPRVEVIDVDAGPDPDDAWQLVIRLDYRVRASLTPGQLVFSVDLLPADEPAQGGAS, encoded by the coding sequence ATGAGGGCCTTCCGCTTCGTCGGTGCCGGCTTCGACGCCGGTCGTACCGGTGGCCTGGCGCTCACCGCGGCCGGCGGCCTGGCGATGACCGAGGGCGACGAGAGCGTACGACAGGCGCTGTTCCTGCTCCTGTCGACCACACCGGGCGAGCGGCTGATGCGACCCGGGTACGGGTCCCGGTTGCACCGGCTCGTCTTCGCGCCCAACGACGACACCACCGCTGGCCTGGCCATCCACTACGTCCGGCAGGCCATCACCCGCTGGGAGCCACGGGTTGAGGTGATCGACGTCGACGCCGGTCCGGACCCGGACGACGCGTGGCAGCTGGTGATCCGGTTGGACTACCGGGTGCGGGCCAGCCTGACGCCCGGGCAACTGGTCTTCTCCGTCGACCTGCTCCCGGCCGACGAGCCCGCGCAGGGAGGCGCGTCATGA
- a CDS encoding putative baseplate assembly protein, translated as MTLPVPHLDDRGFLDLVTEARERIRQSCPGWTDLSAHDPGMALVEAFAHLTEVMIYRLNQLPEKAYVSFLNLLGISRHAPTAAWADVRFTRSGTDSAAVRIPAGLRVAAARGADPRPVMFVTTEPALLPAGEASVTVRMHHCEPVEAELLGVGTGQPGQVLRAAHAPLAHTAEPLDLLLGVEVPAGTVELGAAAREHDGRTFEIWPPVDSFAGIGPQAKAYLIDRCSGTVTFAPALDLRPPAGTTPATSGDPEAAATGGPTVAAVPPAGRQVRLWYRAGGGPTGNVAAGTLTSLRDPLPGVRVDNPAPAAGGREMEALESVLLRGPYEFFAQQRAVTARDFEVLATSSGAVARARAFTRAAVYSFARPGEVEVVLVPYVPPAARPGGRLPVAVLREHEVPEARRRVEADLEERRMVGIRSRATWARFKAVSVRARVVVRREEDVDAVRRRIHDRLHQTLSPLPTALNPTGWPFGEPLRASNVYRLLEHAEPGVRYVESVRFVVDEAPDAGVRALAVDQYQPRTWYAGRGPVLFRSSNGGAGWEPAGRFDDETVLRVAPAPAPVRPGIVARPGSVAVVTLRASGGSRVHLSTDLGETWSLLTDLDSRISDVAWLDRDGAGALLVATDTGLYEVSLLPGAVPLQILVDPSDADRGFYAVRAFVSERGAPGVAVAAQASFGVYLSTAGGRPGSFTHVGLSNVDNRVLAVQYDGPATLLWSGAGEPDPRKPGQGCHRTRLFESDVKWQSVQAGWIGGTCRDLAFAGPQAVAATQSGGVLRLDTLAAQPQWQSVSVNCGLPLRDRTRFVPVDAIAVSGGSGSAGPATGGSGGSGGAGGAGGAGGTIGAGGAGGAAAERLILAGGERGVHRSADAVDWTPSANQATADVVTVPDTWLLCSGEHDIEVVRQDATFGD; from the coding sequence ATGACACTGCCCGTGCCGCACCTGGACGACCGCGGCTTCCTCGACCTGGTCACCGAGGCCCGGGAACGGATCCGGCAGTCCTGCCCGGGCTGGACCGACCTGTCGGCGCACGACCCCGGCATGGCGCTGGTGGAGGCGTTCGCGCACCTGACCGAGGTGATGATCTACCGGCTGAACCAGTTGCCGGAGAAGGCGTACGTCTCGTTCCTGAACCTCCTCGGGATCTCCCGGCACGCGCCCACCGCGGCCTGGGCGGACGTCCGGTTCACCCGCAGCGGCACCGACAGCGCCGCGGTGCGGATCCCGGCCGGTCTGCGGGTCGCGGCGGCCCGTGGCGCGGATCCCCGGCCGGTCATGTTCGTCACCACCGAACCGGCCCTGCTGCCCGCCGGTGAGGCGTCGGTGACGGTCCGGATGCACCACTGTGAACCGGTCGAGGCGGAGCTGCTCGGCGTGGGCACCGGCCAGCCCGGGCAGGTGCTGCGGGCCGCCCACGCCCCGCTGGCGCACACCGCCGAACCGTTGGATCTGCTGCTCGGGGTGGAGGTGCCGGCCGGCACGGTCGAGTTGGGTGCGGCGGCCCGCGAGCACGACGGCCGCACGTTCGAGATCTGGCCGCCGGTGGACAGCTTCGCGGGGATCGGGCCGCAGGCCAAGGCGTACCTGATCGATCGCTGTTCGGGCACCGTCACCTTCGCCCCGGCCCTCGACCTGCGACCGCCCGCCGGGACGACCCCGGCCACGTCCGGCGACCCCGAAGCAGCCGCGACAGGCGGCCCGACGGTGGCGGCGGTGCCGCCGGCCGGGCGACAGGTCCGGCTCTGGTACCGGGCCGGCGGCGGACCCACCGGCAACGTGGCGGCGGGCACGCTCACCAGCCTGCGCGACCCACTACCCGGGGTACGCGTCGACAACCCCGCGCCGGCAGCCGGCGGCCGGGAGATGGAGGCGCTGGAGTCGGTGTTGCTGCGCGGTCCGTACGAGTTCTTCGCTCAGCAGCGGGCGGTCACCGCGCGTGACTTCGAGGTCCTCGCCACCAGTTCCGGCGCGGTGGCGCGGGCGCGGGCGTTCACCCGCGCCGCGGTGTACAGCTTCGCCCGGCCCGGTGAGGTCGAGGTGGTGCTGGTGCCGTACGTGCCACCGGCGGCCCGCCCCGGTGGCCGGCTGCCGGTGGCGGTGCTGCGTGAGCACGAGGTGCCCGAGGCGCGGCGCCGGGTGGAGGCGGACCTGGAGGAACGGCGGATGGTCGGCATCCGGTCCCGGGCGACCTGGGCCCGGTTCAAGGCGGTGTCGGTACGCGCCCGGGTGGTGGTCCGCCGGGAGGAGGACGTGGACGCGGTCCGGCGCCGGATCCACGACCGGCTGCACCAGACGTTGAGCCCGCTGCCGACCGCGCTCAACCCGACCGGCTGGCCGTTCGGCGAGCCCCTGCGGGCATCCAACGTGTACCGGCTGCTGGAGCACGCCGAGCCGGGTGTGCGCTACGTCGAGTCGGTCCGGTTCGTCGTCGACGAGGCGCCCGACGCCGGGGTACGCGCGCTCGCCGTCGACCAGTACCAGCCGCGCACCTGGTACGCCGGGCGCGGCCCGGTGCTGTTTCGCTCCAGCAACGGCGGTGCGGGTTGGGAGCCGGCCGGCCGGTTCGACGACGAGACCGTGCTGCGGGTGGCGCCCGCCCCCGCACCGGTACGGCCCGGCATCGTCGCGCGTCCCGGCTCGGTGGCGGTGGTGACGCTGCGCGCCTCCGGCGGTTCCCGGGTGCACCTGAGCACCGACCTGGGCGAGACGTGGTCACTGCTCACCGACCTGGATTCGCGGATCTCCGACGTGGCCTGGCTGGACCGCGACGGAGCGGGCGCGCTGCTGGTGGCCACCGACACCGGCCTGTACGAGGTGTCGCTGCTGCCCGGGGCGGTGCCGCTGCAGATTCTGGTCGACCCGTCCGACGCCGACCGGGGGTTCTACGCGGTGCGCGCGTTCGTCTCGGAGCGGGGCGCGCCGGGCGTGGCGGTGGCTGCGCAGGCCAGCTTCGGGGTGTACCTGTCGACCGCTGGCGGCCGGCCCGGCAGCTTCACGCACGTCGGTCTCTCCAACGTGGACAACCGAGTCCTCGCGGTGCAGTACGACGGCCCGGCGACCCTGCTGTGGAGTGGCGCGGGTGAGCCGGACCCGAGGAAGCCCGGCCAGGGTTGTCACCGCACCCGGCTGTTCGAATCCGACGTGAAGTGGCAGTCGGTGCAGGCCGGCTGGATCGGCGGCACCTGCCGGGATCTCGCGTTCGCCGGGCCGCAGGCGGTGGCGGCCACGCAGAGCGGCGGGGTGTTGCGGCTGGACACCCTGGCCGCCCAGCCACAGTGGCAGTCGGTGTCGGTCAACTGCGGTCTGCCGCTGCGGGACCGGACCCGCTTCGTGCCGGTCGACGCCATCGCCGTGAGCGGCGGCTCCGGCTCGGCCGGTCCCGCGACCGGCGGCTCCGGCGGCTCCGGCGGTGCTGGCGGTGCTGGCGGTGCTGGCGGAACCATCGGGGCTGGCGGGGCCGGCGGAGCCGCCGCGGAGCGGTTGATCCTGGCCGGCGGTGAGCGCGGCGTGCACCGCAGCGCCGACGCCGTCGACTGGACACCCAGCGCCAACCAGGCCACCGCCGACGTGGTGACCGTCCCGGATACCTGGCTGCTCTGCTCCGGCGAGCACGACATCGAGGTGGTGCGCCAGGATGCGACGTTCGGCGATTGA
- a CDS encoding phage tail protein, which produces MRRSAIERLLPAAYQRACVPGSVLWALLDVMEGLHAPDEAILAEVDALFDPYRAPDGLVVRLTRWVAMDHVVASHRPDAPLPLPVGRLRDLVANAALLARWRGTPYGMRRALELATGLPGFAIDEPAEQPFHVVVRVPAAAAGQLAVITRIVEAEKPASTTVEIVLEEESS; this is translated from the coding sequence ATGCGACGTTCGGCGATTGAACGGCTGCTGCCCGCCGCCTATCAGCGGGCCTGCGTGCCTGGCAGCGTGCTCTGGGCGCTGCTCGACGTGATGGAAGGGCTGCACGCCCCGGACGAGGCGATCCTCGCCGAGGTGGACGCCCTGTTCGACCCGTACCGGGCGCCGGACGGGCTGGTCGTGCGGTTGACCCGCTGGGTGGCGATGGACCACGTGGTGGCCTCGCACCGACCGGACGCCCCGCTGCCGCTGCCGGTGGGCCGGCTGCGCGACCTGGTGGCCAACGCCGCGCTGTTGGCCCGGTGGCGTGGCACCCCGTACGGAATGCGCAGAGCCCTGGAGTTGGCCACCGGGCTGCCGGGCTTCGCGATCGACGAGCCCGCCGAGCAGCCCTTCCACGTCGTGGTGCGGGTGCCGGCCGCCGCCGCCGGCCAGCTCGCCGTGATCACCCGCATCGTCGAGGCGGAGAAACCCGCCTCGACCACCGTCGAGATCGTCCTGGAAGAGGAGTCGTCATGA